A stretch of Nymphalis io chromosome 29, ilAglIoxx1.1, whole genome shotgun sequence DNA encodes these proteins:
- the LOC126779532 gene encoding UDP-glucose 6-dehydrogenase: protein MVIEKICCLGAGYVGGPTCSVIALKCPNIKVTVCDKSVERINQWNSDKLPIYEPGLDDVVKQCRGRNLFFSTDIETSIVEADLIFISVNTPTKTIGNGKGRAADLKYIEGAARMIADIATSNKIVVEKSTVPVKAAEIIMKILRANTKPGVEYQILSNPEFLAEGTAIVDLVEAERVLIGGEDTPEGQKAVQALCWVYEHWIPAKNILTTNTWSSELSKLAANAFLAQRISSINSLSAVCEATGADVSEVARAVGRDSRIGPKFLEASIGFGGSCFQKDILNLIYLSECLNLPEVAAYWQQVVNLNDYQKTRFTRKVIESLFNTVADKKIAVLGFSFKKNTGDTRESPAIYVSKTLLDEGAKLHIYDPKVEHDQIYYELLHPLVTNEPELVRKNIEIHNSAYSAVSGAHAIVLCTEWDEFKSLDFKKIYEVMMKPAYIFDGRKILDHEALLNIGFHVQTIGKRLSRTSSIRAQGSQTMP from the coding sequence atggTTATCGAAAAAATTTGCTGTCTCGGAGCAGGCTACGTCGGCGGTCCTACGTGCAGTGTGATTGCGTTAAAATGCCCTAATATTAAAGTGACTGTTTGCGACAAAAGCGTAGAAAGAATAAATCAGTGGAACTCGGATAAATTGCCGATTTACGAGCCTGGTTTAGATGATGTTGTGAAGCAATGTCGAggtagaaatttatttttctcgACTGACATAGAAACTAGTATTGTGGAGGCCGATTTAATTTTCATCTCAGTGAATACGCCGACTAAAACGATCGGGAATGGCAAAGGCAGAGCTGCTGATCTAAAATATATCGAGGGCGCAGCCCGTATGATCGCAGACATCGCTACGAGTAACAAAATCGTTGTAGAAAAAAGTACCGTGCCAGTGAAAGCGGCTGAAATTATCATGAAAATATTACGCGCCAACACGAAGCCCGGTGTCGAATATCAGATACTGTCGAATCCTGAATTTCTGGCTGAAGGTACGGCTATTGTGGATCTCGTTGAAGCTGAGAGGGTGCTTATTGGTGGTGAAGACACTCCCGAGGGCCAAAAAGCTGTACAAGCGCTCTGTTGGGTGTATGAACACTGGATTCCAGCAAAGAACATCTTAACAACGAACACCTGGAGTTCAGAGCTGTCCAAGCTAGCCGCTAACGCATTTTTAGCTCAAAGAATCTCCAGTATTAATTCATTATCTGCTGTTTGTGAGGCTACAGGTGCCGATGTATCTGAAGTGGCTAGAGCTGTCGGTAGGGATTCCCGTATTGGTCCCAAATTCCTTGAGGCATCTATTGGTTTTGGAGGCAGTTGCTTCCAGAAGGATATTCTCAATCTCATCTATTTATCAGAATGTCTTAATTTACCAGAGGTAGCTGCGTATTGGCAGCAAGTCGTCAACTTAAATGATTATCAGAAAACAAGATTCACACGTAAAGTTATTGAATCATTATTTAACACTGTCGCTGATAAAAAAATAGCTGTGCTTGGATTTTCTTTCAAGAAAAATACAGGTGACACACGCGAGTCCCCGGCTATTTATGTATCAAAAACATTATTAGATGAAGGGGCGAAATTGCATATCTACGACCCTAAAGTTGAACATGATCAGATATACTATGAATTACTCCATCCGCTAGTCACAAATGAACCAGAATTAGTTCGTAAGAATATTGAAATTCACAATTCTGCATACTCAGCTGTATCAGGGGCCCATGCGATTGTATTGTGCACAGAATGGGACGAATTTAAATCTCTAgactttaagaaaatatatgaagTTATGATGAAGCCAGCTTACATATTCGATGGTCGTAAAATTTTGGATCACGAAGCATTGTTGAATATCGGATTCCATGTGCAGACAATTGGGAAGAGATTGTCGAGGACGAGCAGCATAAGAGCGCAAGGCAGCCAAACTATGCCCTAG
- the LOC126779515 gene encoding U4/U6 small nuclear ribonucleoprotein Prp4 produces the protein MSDDEEVIIVKKPRQVYYGSLEEQEKARLAALAAAAREGVEESGKELGDIQISNEYMELEEEISRDKKALLEEFERRRKARQLNVSTDDDEVRRSLRQLGEPVCLFGEGPAERRVRLRDLLSYLGEDAIHKKLEEEEARIERDRGREGTWYHEGPPELREARLWIARYSLPRAKHRLNKAREELQLAGSVRAAAKQESQRRASAVSIYCSQIGDTRPISFCRFSGDSQMLITSSWSGLVKVWSVPDCELLQTLAGHTCNVSAATFHPHAQIPHHFRAKIENKGVDTKVDVEMETMDESSKAVTMASCAYDGSVHLWNFVSDKPLASLEGHGPSRVSRVEFHPSGRFLATTVFDHSWRLWDLETQKEVLHQEGHAKPVYSVAFQCDGSLIVTGGMDAFGRVWDARTGRCVMFLEGHLGPVLGADCAPAGHHVATAAADHQAKIWDLRRRTAIYTIPAHTHLLSDVRYQKSHGHFLLTSSYDKSAKLWSNPSWHPLRTLSGHDNKVMSADISMDNKYIATCSYDRTFKLWTPDLV, from the exons ATGTCCGACGATGAAGAAGTAATTATCGTTAAAAAGCCCAGACAAGTATATTATGGCTCGCTGGAGGAACAAGAAAAGGCAAGGTTGGCGGCTTTGGCCGCGGCCGCCAGAGAAGGAGTTGAGGAAAGTGGAAAAGAGCTTGGAGATATACAAATTTCTAATG aatACATGGAGTTGGAGGAAGAAATATCAAGAGATAAAAAGGCTTTGCTTGAAGAGTTTGAAAGAAGGAGAAAAGCTCGGCAGTTGAATGTATCCACAGATGATGATGAG gtcAGAAGAAGCTTAAGACAGCTAGGGGAGCCGGTATGTTTGTTCGGTGAAGGTCCAGCAGAAAGAAGAGTTAGATTAAGGGATTTACTTAGTTA CCTCGGTGAAGATGCAATACACAAAAAGTTGGAAGAGGAAGAAGCCCGAATAGAAAGGGATAGAGGTCGTGAAGGTACATGGTACCACGAGGGACCTCCCGAGCTCCGAGAGGCGAGGTTGTGGATAGCTAGGTACTCTCTACCCAGAGCGAAACATAG GTTGAACAAAGCTCGCGAGGAGTTGCAGCTGGCGGGCAGTGTGCGAGCCGCAGCCAAGCAGGAGTCACAGCGGAGAGCCTCCGCCGTCTCCATATACTGCAGCCAG aTCGGTGACACGAGGCCGATAAGCTTCTGTAGGTTCAGCGGGGACAGTCAGATGTTGATAACGTCTAGCTG GTCTGGTCTAGTGAAGGTGTGGTCGGTGCCGGACTGCGAGCTGCTGCAGACGCTAGCCGGGCACACGTGCAACGTCAGCGCCGCCACCTTCCACCCCCACGCGCAGATACCGCACCACTTTCGAGCTAAG atagaAAACAAGGGTGTGGATACGAAGGTAGACGTCGAGATGGAGACGATGGACGAGTCGTCTAAGGCGGTGACGATGGCGTCCTGCGCGTACGACGGCTCCGTGCACTTGTGGAACTTTGTCAG TGACAAACCCCTCGCGTCATTGGAGGGTCACGGCCCGTCCCGCGTGTCCCGCGTGGAGTTCCACCCGTCGGGCCGGTTCCTCGCCACCACCGTGTTCGACCACTCGTGGCGACTCTGGGATCTTGAGACGC AAAAAGAGGTTCTACATCAGGAGGGACACGCGAAGCCTGTTTACAGTGTCGCATTTCAGTGTGATGGGTCCCTCATTGTAACTGG CGGCATGGACGCGTTCGGGCGCGTGTGGGACGCGCGCACGGGGCGCTGCGTGATGTTCCTCGAGGGACACCTCGGGCCCGTGCTCGGCGCCGACTGCGCGCCCGCCGGACACCACGTCGCCACCGCCGCCGCCGACCACCAG GCGAAAATCTGGGATCTACGTCGGCGTACTGCGATTTACACCATACCTGCGCACACGCATCTATTAAGCG atGTGAGATACCAGAAAAGTCACGGTCACTTCCTGCTGACGTCATCGTACGACAAGAGTGCCAAGCTCTGGTCGAACCCCAGCTGGCATCCGCTGAGGACATTATCCGGTCATGACAATAAG GTTATGAGTGCTGATATATCAATGGACAATAAATATATAGCGACATGCTCATACGATAGGACCTTTAAATTGTGGACCCCCGATTTAGTTTGA